A window of Staphylococcus sp. 17KM0847 contains these coding sequences:
- a CDS encoding helix-turn-helix transcriptional regulator, with translation MRNRLKELRARDGYNQTQLAQRAGISRQTVSLIERNSFMPSILTAVKIARIFNEPVENVFIFEPDDF, from the coding sequence TTGCGCAATCGACTGAAAGAATTAAGAGCAAGGGATGGTTATAATCAAACGCAACTTGCACAAAGAGCAGGTATTTCGCGCCAGACTGTATCATTAATTGAGCGTAACTCATTTATGCCATCTATTTTAACAGCAGTGAAAATTGCGCGTATTTTTAATGAACCTGTCGAAAATGTATTTATTTTTGAGCCAGATGATTTTTAA
- the rpiA gene encoding ribose 5-phosphate isomerase A, which produces MDTKQLKIMTLDEAVKRIEDGMVVGIGTGSTIELLVPEIAKLVNDKGYQLIGVCTSERTEIQAKKLNIPIVSVNEVEHIDIAIDGADEIDPQLNLIKGGGAALFREKVIDEMAERFIVLADETKLVDYLGQTFKLPVEVDCFNWYQVLKRIETHIDGTVTRRAVQGQPLITDNGNYILDVHLISQTDPYALHEFLIHLTGVLETGYFLNLATEAIVGTQEGVKVMVR; this is translated from the coding sequence ATGGATACGAAGCAATTAAAAATAATGACATTAGATGAAGCGGTAAAGCGTATTGAAGATGGTATGGTCGTTGGAATTGGAACAGGGAGTACAATTGAATTATTGGTACCAGAAATTGCAAAGTTAGTAAACGATAAAGGTTACCAACTTATAGGGGTATGTACATCAGAGCGTACAGAGATACAGGCCAAAAAGCTCAATATTCCAATTGTCTCTGTGAATGAAGTTGAACATATTGATATTGCAATTGATGGTGCTGATGAGATTGATCCACAACTGAATTTGATTAAAGGTGGGGGGGCTGCGTTATTTCGTGAAAAAGTTATTGATGAAATGGCAGAACGCTTTATTGTATTGGCAGACGAAACAAAACTTGTTGACTACTTAGGACAAACGTTCAAATTACCAGTGGAGGTGGATTGTTTTAATTGGTATCAAGTATTAAAGCGTATTGAAACACACATTGACGGCACGGTGACGCGTCGTGCAGTACAAGGTCAACCCCTTATAACAGACAATGGCAATTATATTTTAGATGTACATCTTATAAGTCAAACCGATCCGTATGCACTGCATGAGTTTTTGATTCATTTAACAGGTGTATTGGAAACAGGTTATTTTTTAAATCTGGCAACAGAAGCCATTGTGGGTACACAAGAGGGTGTAAAAGTAATGGTACGTTAA
- a CDS encoding aldose epimerase family protein, whose translation MDVSIEKQSNGIELIRIKASNSEIVFSNYGASIVSWTIHDNNIVLGNEEEADIFYPEHPFYFGAVVGRYAGRIAEGRFQLNNQVYQLEQNDAPHHLHGGRHGLWQRIFLYDVIESSDEVKVIFTDTLLSDDDHFPGDVTIKVVYTYDHSQTWDIEYFATTSEDTLFNPTNHVYFNLNEDNKVIDNHVIISNALKMFPLDDKGMPVLAPIDLSKRFETHHIALNMLLTSTDRCIAEQINKVGGLDHPFEVEGCSFTLSNGIYDLYVTTDRPYFIMYTLNQPESWNSHRNVYHAHSGVTIETQNMPNDINIMHEQAPSILKSDTPFYAKTSYQLKIK comes from the coding sequence ATGGATGTTAGCATTGAAAAACAATCAAATGGCATAGAATTAATTAGAATAAAGGCATCGAACAGTGAGATTGTATTTAGTAATTATGGTGCAAGCATTGTGAGCTGGACAATCCATGATAACAACATTGTATTAGGTAACGAAGAAGAGGCAGATATATTTTATCCAGAGCATCCTTTTTATTTCGGAGCAGTTGTTGGACGTTATGCTGGACGTATTGCTGAGGGGCGCTTTCAGTTAAATAATCAAGTGTATCAATTGGAACAAAATGATGCACCACATCATTTACATGGGGGGCGTCATGGATTGTGGCAACGTATTTTTCTTTATGATGTCATTGAAAGTAGTGATGAAGTCAAAGTGATTTTTACGGATACATTGTTAAGTGACGATGATCATTTCCCGGGCGATGTGACGATTAAAGTTGTATATACTTATGATCATTCTCAAACGTGGGATATAGAATATTTTGCGACAACGTCCGAAGACACACTATTTAATCCAACCAATCATGTATATTTCAATCTGAATGAAGATAATAAAGTGATAGATAATCATGTGATAATAAGTAATGCTTTAAAAATGTTTCCGCTGGATGATAAAGGCATGCCAGTATTAGCGCCGATAGACTTATCTAAACGATTTGAAACACATCATATTGCTTTAAATATGCTTTTGACTTCAACAGATAGATGCATTGCTGAACAAATTAATAAAGTAGGCGGTTTGGATCACCCGTTTGAAGTAGAAGGTTGTAGTTTTACGCTGTCTAACGGCATATATGATTTGTATGTCACAACAGATAGACCTTATTTTATTATGTACACACTTAATCAGCCGGAATCTTGGAATAGTCATAGAAATGTATATCACGCACATTCAGGTGTGACGATTGAGACACAAAATATGCCGAATGATATTAATATCATGCATGAACAAGCACCATCTATTTTAAAATCCGATACCCCCTTTTATGCTAAGACATCATATCAACTTAAAATAAAATAA
- a CDS encoding YnfA family protein gives MSWIYASTIFILAGLCEIGGGYLIWLWLRADKPMWFGLIGGVALILYGIVATLQVFPTFGRVYAAYGGVFIVLSLMWAYWIDKEPPDKFDIIGAIICVVGVLVMVLPARS, from the coding sequence TACGCTTCAACAATTTTTATATTGGCAGGTCTTTGTGAAATTGGAGGAGGTTATCTCATATGGTTATGGCTACGCGCAGATAAGCCGATGTGGTTTGGTTTAATCGGAGGTGTAGCACTTATTTTGTATGGTATAGTTGCAACTTTACAAGTATTTCCTACTTTTGGACGTGTTTATGCTGCATATGGTGGTGTGTTTATTGTGTTAAGTTTGATGTGGGCATATTGGATTGACAAAGAACCACCTGATAAGTTTGATATCATTGGTGCAATCATCTGTGTTGTTGGTGTGTTAGTGATGGTTCTACCAGCTAGGAGCTAA
- a CDS encoding CPBP family intramembrane glutamic endopeptidase encodes MNHSRISGFQWAMSIFLFFVLSYVAPLILQDFQKASGLKNFVFTLNSLGPFLAAIICLIIFKNKREQLSGFKLTINFKVIERLLLALFIPLVIFISSMYMFNTYADSFILLQANDLSETIWTILIGHLLMAFCIEFGFRSYLFNIVEKKLPHFFTNIVVSFLYLIWDVNTAFGMPYTMYSAIYVFAFSMIAGELIRGTGGRSIYIVTIFHAAMTFAKVFFFSEELGDVFSMKVLAYSTAGIAIIVVTIGVLSSIIHFIRRKIAASKIQKTEATHAETSTTTDKNEEKTTSSEDLSSEQPITSSNNESHDKSTHHNP; translated from the coding sequence ATGAATCATTCTCGTATATCCGGATTTCAATGGGCAATGTCTATTTTTTTATTTTTTGTACTTTCTTATGTTGCGCCATTAATTTTACAAGACTTCCAAAAAGCATCTGGTCTCAAAAACTTTGTCTTTACCCTAAATAGCTTGGGACCTTTTTTGGCGGCTATAATATGTTTAATTATTTTCAAGAATAAGCGTGAACAACTATCAGGATTTAAACTTACGATTAACTTCAAAGTAATTGAACGTTTATTATTAGCACTTTTCATTCCTTTGGTTATTTTTATTAGTAGTATGTATATGTTCAACACATATGCAGATAGCTTTATTCTACTCCAAGCCAATGACTTATCTGAAACAATATGGACCATTTTAATCGGTCATCTTTTGATGGCATTTTGTATTGAATTTGGCTTTCGTTCATATTTATTTAATATTGTTGAAAAGAAATTACCTCACTTTTTTACTAATATTGTTGTCAGTTTTTTATATTTGATTTGGGATGTTAACACTGCATTTGGAATGCCTTACACAATGTATAGCGCCATTTATGTCTTTGCATTTTCTATGATTGCAGGTGAACTGATTCGTGGAACAGGTGGACGTTCTATTTATATCGTTACTATTTTTCATGCTGCGATGACCTTTGCTAAAGTCTTTTTCTTTAGCGAGGAGCTGGGTGATGTCTTCTCAATGAAAGTACTTGCATATTCGACAGCAGGTATCGCTATTATTGTTGTCACAATCGGTGTACTGTCTAGCATTATTCACTTTATTCGTCGTAAAATTGCTGCGTCCAAAATACAAAAAACGGAAGCAACACATGCAGAAACTTCAACAACTACCGACAAAAACGAAGAGAAAACAACGTCATCTGAGGACTTATCATCCGAACAACCTATCACTTCGAGTAACAATGAATCCCATGATAAGTCAACACACCACAATCCATAA
- the hutG gene encoding formimidoylglutamase translates to MYHKPEPSLWTGRLDSEVERAAFRHFQTITFGDMTNKIESQSADVALLGYAIDEGVLLNKGRVGAKEGPDAIRRAFAGLPAMTDTVIKDYGNVTHEEGELYETQQLFGKYVTQLLNKHQRTILLGGGHDMAYAQYLGVREAYPDQSIGVINIDAHFDNRDAPRSTSGTSFRQMLEQDEQLDYFVLGIQRAGNTQSLFDYAEQSQTEYVLVEELQGYVDPRIKNKIEQFIHTHDVILFTICMDVIDSAYAPGVSAAAVLGLTPSIVLSLAKRIMQYDKVTSLSIAEMNPTYDIDQRTAKLIAHMLTYLIHD, encoded by the coding sequence ATGTATCATAAGCCAGAGCCATCTTTATGGACGGGGCGACTAGATAGTGAGGTTGAGCGTGCAGCGTTTCGTCATTTTCAAACCATAACTTTTGGAGATATGACAAATAAAATAGAAAGTCAATCAGCAGACGTTGCACTTTTAGGTTATGCGATAGATGAAGGCGTATTATTAAACAAAGGACGTGTTGGTGCAAAAGAAGGACCAGATGCCATTCGTCGAGCTTTTGCGGGACTACCTGCGATGACAGATACAGTTATTAAAGATTATGGCAATGTAACGCATGAGGAGGGAGAATTATACGAAACGCAACAATTATTTGGGAAATATGTTACACAATTATTGAATAAGCATCAACGAACAATTTTATTGGGTGGGGGACATGATATGGCATATGCTCAATATTTAGGTGTACGTGAAGCGTATCCAGATCAGTCTATTGGTGTGATTAATATTGATGCACACTTTGATAATCGTGATGCACCTCGTTCTACATCGGGTACAAGTTTTCGTCAAATGCTAGAGCAAGATGAGCAACTCGATTATTTTGTTTTAGGTATTCAACGTGCAGGTAATACACAGAGCTTGTTTGATTATGCAGAACAAAGTCAGACAGAATATGTGTTGGTCGAAGAGTTGCAAGGTTATGTCGATCCACGCATTAAAAATAAGATTGAGCAGTTTATTCATACACATGATGTCATCTTGTTTACAATTTGTATGGATGTGATTGATAGTGCTTATGCACCGGGAGTGAGTGCTGCTGCTGTTTTGGGTTTAACACCGTCTATTGTATTAAGTTTAGCCAAACGAATTATGCAATATGACAAAGTGACATCGTTGAGTATTGCAGAGATGAATCCAACATATGATATTGATCAACGGACTGCAAAGTTGATTGCACATATGCTCACGTATTTAATTCATGATTGA